In Methylobacterium aquaticum, the following are encoded in one genomic region:
- the garD gene encoding galactarate dehydratase has product MPDEMRTPEGRATPEAEPARRGDVARTIRLHESDNVAIVVNAFGLPAGTVFPDGLTLREFVPQGHKVALQDIPEGGEIRRYGEVIGTALEALPRGAWVEESRVRTPLAPALDRLPLATRVPAPLPPLDGYTFEGYRNPDGSVGTRNILAISTSVQCVAGTLEVAIRRIKRELLPRFPNVDDVIGLTHAYGCGVAINAPQAVIPIRTLQSLAQNPNFGGEVMVVGLGCEKLVSERLLPEGRADGVVRLQDEAHQGFGMMLDSIMAMAEARLTVLDRRTRETCPAADLVVGLQCGGSDAFSGVTANPALGFAADLLVRAGGTVMFSEVTEVRDAIHLLTTRAETEEVARALVREMAWYDDYLAQGGADRSANPSPGNKKGGLNNIVEKALGSVAKSGTSAIRGVLAPGERVRQKGLIFAATPASDFVCGTLQLASGITLQVFSTGRGTPYGLAEAPVIKVATRTELSRRWSDLIDLDAGRIATGEATIEETGWELFHLILDVASGRKKPWSDHWGLYNDLTLFNPAPIT; this is encoded by the coding sequence ATGCCGGACGAGATGCGGACGCCCGAGGGACGGGCCACCCCGGAGGCCGAACCTGCACGGCGGGGCGACGTCGCCCGCACCATCCGCCTGCACGAGAGCGACAACGTCGCCATCGTGGTCAACGCCTTCGGGCTGCCGGCCGGCACGGTCTTCCCCGACGGCCTCACCCTTCGGGAATTCGTGCCGCAGGGCCACAAGGTGGCGCTCCAGGACATCCCGGAGGGCGGGGAGATCCGCCGCTACGGCGAGGTGATCGGCACGGCGCTCGAGGCGCTGCCCCGCGGCGCCTGGGTCGAGGAATCGCGGGTGCGCACGCCGCTCGCGCCCGCCCTCGACCGGTTGCCGCTCGCCACCCGCGTGCCGGCCCCCCTGCCGCCGCTGGACGGCTACACCTTCGAGGGCTACCGCAATCCGGACGGCTCGGTCGGCACCCGCAACATCCTGGCGATCTCGACCAGCGTGCAATGCGTTGCCGGCACCCTCGAGGTGGCGATCCGGCGGATCAAGCGGGAGCTGCTGCCGCGCTTTCCCAACGTCGACGACGTGATCGGGCTCACCCACGCGTATGGCTGCGGCGTCGCCATCAACGCCCCGCAGGCGGTGATCCCGATCCGCACCCTCCAGAGCCTGGCGCAGAACCCGAATTTCGGCGGCGAGGTGATGGTGGTCGGCCTCGGCTGCGAGAAGCTGGTCTCCGAGCGGCTGCTGCCCGAGGGCCGGGCCGACGGCGTGGTGCGGCTCCAGGACGAGGCGCACCAGGGCTTCGGGATGATGCTCGACAGCATCATGGCGATGGCGGAAGCCCGGCTGACGGTGCTCGACCGGCGCACCCGCGAGACCTGCCCGGCCGCCGATCTCGTGGTCGGGCTGCAATGCGGCGGCAGCGACGCCTTCTCGGGCGTCACCGCCAACCCGGCCCTCGGCTTTGCCGCCGATCTCCTGGTGCGGGCCGGCGGCACGGTGATGTTCTCGGAAGTGACCGAGGTGCGGGACGCGATCCACCTCCTTACGACCCGGGCCGAGACCGAGGAGGTGGCCCGCGCGCTCGTCCGGGAGATGGCCTGGTACGACGACTACCTCGCGCAAGGCGGAGCCGACCGCAGCGCCAATCCGTCCCCCGGCAACAAGAAGGGCGGGCTCAACAACATCGTCGAGAAGGCGCTGGGCTCGGTGGCGAAATCCGGCACCAGCGCGATCCGCGGCGTGCTCGCGCCGGGCGAGCGGGTGCGCCAGAAGGGCCTGATCTTCGCGGCCACCCCGGCGAGCGACTTCGTCTGCGGCACGCTGCAACTGGCCTCCGGCATCACCCTCCAGGTCTTCTCGACCGGGCGCGGCACGCCCTACGGGCTCGCCGAGGCGCCGGTGATCAAGGTCGCGACCCGCACCGAGCTCAGCCGGCGCTGGTCCGACCTGATCGACCTCGATGCGGGCAGGATCGCGACCGGCGAGGCGACGATCGAGGAGACCGGCTGGGAGCTGTTCCACCTGATCCTCGACGTGGCGAGCGGGCGCAAGAAGCCGTGGTCGGACCATTGGGGGCTCTACAACGACCTGACCTTGTTCAACCCGGCGCCGATCACCTGA
- a CDS encoding LysR family transcriptional regulator — protein sequence MFELSQLRCFVAVAEELHFGRAAERLHLTQPPVSRQIQVLERVLDVALLNRSSRAVRLTPAGRRFLTEARKILRLADEAAATTRRVAAGQAGSVTLGFTAAAAYRTLPDLVRAARTRLPEADILLKEMVSAAQAEALGAHGIDLGLMRPPLPPAADGSLRIARETLVAAVPDDHPLAAGESVTARDLAAEPLIAYAPDEARYFHDLVGDYFAEAGLRPRAVQHLAQIHTILSLVRSGLGLALVPDSAASLRVAGVTLRPLVPAPRRPVDLYLVWRRGNDNPLIPILAELAGTLDGSMPELD from the coding sequence ATGTTCGAATTGAGCCAGTTGCGCTGCTTCGTGGCGGTGGCCGAGGAGCTGCATTTCGGCCGCGCCGCCGAGCGGCTGCACCTGACCCAGCCGCCGGTGAGCCGGCAGATCCAGGTGCTCGAGCGCGTCCTCGACGTGGCCCTGCTCAACCGGAGCAGCCGCGCCGTGCGCCTGACCCCGGCCGGCCGCCGCTTCCTCACCGAGGCCCGGAAAATCCTTCGTCTGGCGGACGAGGCGGCGGCGACCACGCGGCGGGTGGCGGCGGGACAGGCCGGCAGCGTCACCCTGGGCTTTACGGCGGCGGCCGCCTACCGCACCCTGCCCGATCTGGTGCGGGCGGCGCGCACCCGTCTGCCGGAGGCCGACATCCTGCTGAAGGAGATGGTCAGCGCCGCCCAGGCCGAGGCGTTGGGCGCGCACGGCATCGATCTCGGCCTGATGCGCCCGCCCCTGCCGCCCGCCGCCGACGGGAGCTTGCGCATCGCCCGCGAGACCCTGGTGGCGGCGGTTCCCGACGACCATCCCCTGGCGGCGGGCGAGAGCGTGACGGCGCGAGACCTCGCGGCCGAGCCGCTGATCGCCTACGCGCCGGACGAGGCGCGCTACTTCCACGACCTCGTCGGCGACTATTTCGCGGAGGCCGGCCTGCGCCCCCGGGCGGTGCAGCACCTGGCGCAGATCCACACCATCCTGTCGCTGGTGCGCTCCGGGCTCGGGCTTGCCCTGGTGCCGGATTCGGCGGCCTCGTTGCGGGTCGCCGGCGTGACGCTCCGTCCCCTGGTGCCGGCACCGCGCCGGCCGGTGGACCTCTACCTCGTCTGGCGCCGCGGCAACGACAACCCGCTGATCCCGATCCTGGCCGAGCTTGCCGGCACCCTCGACGGATCGATGCCGGAATTGGATTGA
- a CDS encoding class I SAM-dependent methyltransferase: MSSTLHLVRHAVPFTRYPYRGEAMACNLCGGSETLTVAETDRRLKRLRSVACTGCGLIRTDPMPTEAELDAYYASAYRAAYQFALGRRPPRHHLNRSRREAAFRAELLSPALRPGTRVLDFGAGSGEFLAAARGRGCEVTGVEPGRSYAAYARAKHGARVLHRLDALAPDETFDVVTVHHVLEHLRDPVDTLVRLAGRLAPGGVLYAAVPNMAATGKPPHERFHFAHVHGFVRQTLDRAARRAGLVPHPAYRREDTTAVYRQADASDGSGLAEPGLAQDLAAALAPVRPGAYIASGAWLRPMLRRNAKAIRDTFASR, from the coding sequence ATGTCCTCGACGCTCCACCTTGTCCGGCATGCCGTCCCCTTCACCCGCTACCCGTACCGGGGCGAGGCGATGGCGTGCAATCTCTGCGGCGGCTCCGAGACCCTGACCGTGGCCGAGACCGACCGGCGGCTGAAGCGCCTGCGCTCCGTCGCCTGCACCGGATGCGGGCTGATCCGCACCGACCCGATGCCGACGGAAGCCGAGCTCGACGCCTATTACGCCTCGGCCTATCGCGCCGCCTACCAGTTCGCCCTCGGCCGGCGCCCGCCGCGCCACCACCTCAACCGCTCCCGGCGCGAGGCGGCGTTTCGCGCCGAGCTGCTGAGCCCCGCCCTACGGCCCGGCACCCGGGTACTGGATTTCGGTGCCGGCTCGGGCGAGTTCCTGGCCGCCGCACGGGGGCGGGGCTGCGAGGTGACCGGGGTCGAGCCCGGCCGGTCCTACGCGGCCTATGCCCGCGCCAAGCACGGCGCGCGGGTACTCCACCGGCTCGACGCGCTCGCGCCCGACGAGACCTTCGACGTCGTGACGGTCCACCACGTGCTCGAGCACCTGCGCGACCCGGTCGACACCCTGGTCCGCCTGGCCGGCCGGCTCGCGCCGGGCGGCGTGCTCTATGCCGCGGTGCCCAACATGGCGGCGACGGGCAAGCCGCCGCACGAGCGTTTCCACTTCGCCCATGTCCACGGCTTCGTCCGCCAGACCCTCGACCGCGCCGCACGCCGCGCCGGATTGGTGCCGCACCCCGCCTATCGGCGCGAGGATACGACGGCGGTGTACCGGCAGGCCGACGCGTCCGACGGGTCCGGTCTCGCCGAACCCGGCCTGGCGCAGGACCTCGCCGCCGCCCTCGCTCCGGTCCGGCCCGGCGCCTACATCGCCTCGGGCGCCTGGCTCCGCCCGATGCTTCGCCGCAACGCGAAGGCGATCCGGGATACGTTCGCGTCGCGGTGA
- a CDS encoding glycosyltransferase, whose amino-acid sequence MNPDVAAGGHDPFEHYMASGWREGRDPSSDFSTLYYKDKYLDPVQPAVNPLLHYFELSPDRRRATSTGAMADFIEIQRAVIGDYFDAEFYIRTYGLTAGIDPLQHYLSGGWRQGCEPNADFVGSDHVNRNLHLRYSGLPPFYHYVSTHTLLGLTQPLVTTAERKAAEAAARVDRPPPEIEALVAAIEPEFDENYYLSSYTDVREAGADALLHYAQYGWKEGRNPSELFWSEYYLGRYGKVVPANVNPLYHYVTEGRALGLKPNPYGKGLWPAPTAPTQAEWAAASPATDLASAEVVVVIPVYKGYEETLRAVHAVLATPQASRFALLVVNDCGPLPELNDALAALAEQGLFLYAVNETNLGFVASVNKALALCETKDVILLNSDAIPYGDWLDRMLWHARANPDAATITPLSNNATICSYPQFDFNNRIQLELSLPELDASASASNHRLSSEIPTGVGFCFYMRRSIIDAIGTFDAETFGRGYGEENDFCLRARKAGFRNLLAHDIFVYHSGGASFDNTFSKNMVEIEKRLLGKHPDYTSQVLSYVAADPAREARIRLDLYRLAKNLGPNTVVFVTHNRIGGIVTHIRSLADRLAEEGHEVVILKAAGEQSIEIECLPDSSRAIPLSSCGALRIDRQGHLIAAFLDWLKPVLTHVHSFVGLDWASTEGMMEIVRAAGPYAFTLHDYAAVCHRNDLVTPLNRFCGLPDVGECRRCIAIDHGSRAVADPAARRETYARFLAGATSVLSPSQDIAQRLAPHLPGSRIVVRPHEETLVARPRRVVMRAGRMMNSHTSLRIAALGGVGPHKGSNVLHDLATDARLRELPIEYKVVGYSNFPDRLAALGVVETGPYASDEEAIDLLHELGIDLVLISSIWPETYCYTLSVALAAGVPPVVFDLGAPAERLRARGDGVILDPALAQDAGALNDLLLDLSLPDLYARRGPYEPLAYSDLLQSYYGLAGDRAEAPALRSA is encoded by the coding sequence ATGAACCCCGACGTCGCTGCTGGCGGGCACGATCCGTTCGAGCACTACATGGCGAGCGGATGGCGCGAAGGTCGTGATCCGTCATCGGATTTTTCGACCCTGTACTACAAAGACAAGTATCTTGACCCGGTGCAGCCCGCGGTCAATCCGCTCTTGCATTACTTCGAATTGTCGCCCGATCGGCGCCGGGCCACGTCGACCGGTGCGATGGCGGATTTCATTGAGATCCAGCGGGCGGTCATCGGCGACTACTTCGACGCGGAATTCTACATCCGAACCTATGGTCTGACGGCCGGTATCGACCCGCTGCAGCATTACCTGTCCGGCGGCTGGCGCCAGGGCTGCGAGCCGAACGCGGACTTCGTGGGGTCCGATCACGTCAACCGCAACCTGCACCTGCGCTACAGCGGCCTGCCCCCGTTCTACCATTACGTCTCGACCCACACCCTGCTCGGCCTGACCCAGCCGCTCGTGACGACCGCGGAGCGCAAGGCGGCGGAGGCGGCGGCGCGCGTGGATCGGCCGCCGCCGGAGATCGAAGCCCTCGTCGCGGCGATCGAACCGGAATTCGACGAGAACTACTACCTGTCGAGCTACACCGACGTCCGTGAAGCCGGGGCCGACGCCCTCCTCCATTATGCCCAATACGGCTGGAAGGAAGGACGCAATCCGTCGGAGCTGTTCTGGAGCGAGTATTATCTCGGTCGATACGGCAAGGTCGTGCCGGCGAACGTCAACCCGCTCTACCACTACGTCACCGAAGGGCGGGCGCTCGGGCTGAAGCCGAACCCGTACGGCAAGGGATTGTGGCCGGCGCCGACCGCGCCGACGCAGGCCGAGTGGGCGGCGGCGAGCCCAGCGACGGACCTGGCTTCCGCCGAGGTCGTCGTGGTGATCCCGGTCTACAAGGGCTACGAGGAGACGCTGCGCGCCGTCCACGCCGTGCTCGCGACCCCGCAGGCGAGCCGCTTCGCGCTCCTGGTGGTCAACGATTGCGGCCCGCTGCCCGAACTGAACGACGCGCTGGCCGCGCTCGCCGAGCAGGGCCTGTTCCTCTACGCCGTGAACGAGACGAATCTCGGCTTCGTCGCCTCGGTCAACAAGGCGCTCGCCCTGTGCGAGACGAAGGACGTGATCCTCCTCAACTCGGATGCGATTCCCTACGGCGACTGGCTCGACCGGATGCTGTGGCACGCCCGGGCCAATCCCGACGCCGCGACCATCACGCCGCTGTCGAACAACGCGACGATCTGCAGCTATCCGCAATTCGACTTCAACAACCGCATCCAGCTCGAGCTCTCCCTGCCGGAGCTGGACGCCAGCGCCAGCGCCAGCAACCACCGGCTCTCCTCGGAGATCCCGACCGGCGTCGGCTTCTGCTTCTACATGCGGCGCTCGATCATCGACGCGATCGGCACCTTCGACGCCGAGACCTTCGGGCGCGGCTACGGTGAGGAGAACGATTTCTGCCTGAGGGCACGGAAGGCGGGCTTCCGCAACCTGCTCGCCCACGACATCTTCGTGTATCATTCCGGTGGCGCCTCGTTCGACAATACCTTCAGCAAGAACATGGTGGAGATCGAGAAGCGCCTGCTCGGCAAGCATCCGGACTACACCTCCCAGGTGCTGAGCTACGTGGCGGCCGATCCCGCCCGGGAGGCCCGCATCCGCCTCGATCTCTACCGCCTGGCCAAGAATCTCGGGCCGAACACGGTCGTGTTCGTCACGCATAACCGGATCGGGGGCATCGTCACCCATATCCGCAGCCTGGCGGATCGCCTGGCGGAGGAGGGCCACGAGGTCGTGATCCTGAAGGCCGCGGGCGAGCAGAGCATCGAGATCGAGTGCCTGCCCGATTCGTCGCGGGCGATCCCGCTCTCCTCGTGCGGCGCGCTGCGGATCGACCGGCAGGGCCACCTCATCGCCGCGTTCCTGGACTGGCTCAAGCCCGTGCTCACGCACGTGCATTCCTTCGTCGGGCTCGACTGGGCGTCGACGGAAGGGATGATGGAGATCGTGCGGGCCGCGGGTCCCTACGCCTTCACGCTGCACGACTACGCCGCCGTCTGCCACCGCAACGACCTCGTCACGCCGCTCAACCGTTTCTGCGGCCTGCCGGATGTCGGCGAATGCCGCCGCTGCATCGCCATCGATCACGGCAGCCGCGCGGTGGCCGATCCGGCCGCCCGGCGCGAGACCTATGCGCGCTTCCTCGCCGGCGCCACCTCGGTGCTGTCGCCCTCGCAGGACATCGCCCAGCGCCTCGCCCCGCACCTGCCCGGCAGCCGGATCGTGGTCCGGCCGCACGAGGAAACGCTGGTCGCCCGTCCGCGCCGGGTCGTGATGCGCGCCGGGCGGATGATGAACTCGCATACCTCCCTGCGCATCGCCGCGCTCGGCGGCGTCGGACCGCACAAGGGATCGAACGTCCTGCACGATCTGGCCACCGACGCCCGCCTGCGCGAGTTGCCGATCGAGTACAAGGTGGTGGGCTACAGCAACTTTCCCGACCGCCTGGCGGCCCTGGGCGTGGTCGAGACCGGCCCCTATGCCAGCGACGAGGAGGCGATCGACCTGCTGCACGAGCTCGGCATCGATCTGGTGCTGATCAGCTCGATCTGGCCGGAAACCTATTGCTACACCCTGTCGGTCGCGCTCGCCGCCGGCGTGCCGCCGGTGGTGTTCGATCTCGGCGCTCCGGCCGAGCGCCTGCGGGCCCGCGGCGACGGCGTGATCCTCGATCCCGCCCTGGCCCAGGATGCGGGCGCCCTCAACGACCTGCTGCTCGACCTGTCGCTGCCGGACCTGTATGCGCGGCGCGGCCCCTACGAGCCGCTCGCCTATTCCGACCTCCTGCAGAGCTATTACGGCCTGGCCGGGGACCGCGCCGAGGCGCCGGCCCTGCGCTCGGCCTGA